In Alosa sapidissima isolate fAloSap1 chromosome 11, fAloSap1.pri, whole genome shotgun sequence, a single window of DNA contains:
- the ankrd34c gene encoding ankyrin repeat domain-containing protein 34C: MDDMLELRTDGNSLLKAVWLRRLRLTRLLLEGGAYINESNDRGETPLMVACMSKHSDAQSVSKAKLVKYLLDNKADPNIQDKTGKSALMHACSHRAGHEVVSLLLTNGADPSLEDRGGASALVYAINADDKETLKVLLDACKAKGKEVIIITTDKSPSGTKTTKQYLNVPPSPELDERSSPTLCASPSDIELNPLSSPSKDEELNMVFPFQSQWKSSAKPPNGPPSPPRKPANPKRARLPQLKRLQSEPWGLIAPSVLAAAQEESKRASSDEEVVSGINGLAVSRRAPLSRNNSVDGKEITFPAVGEQPSKISPTSPASPLSTSSKVSYDRSLAQHQPLARRSTIPIEQERSEGTGPSASASLRDTVYRRRLGNDHYDSDSQLYADSGMLDSAKVPLERRKLNTSPLAMLTSSRESLDSNASTSSPCTARRRAPGLLERRGSGTLLLDYISHTRPGYLPPLNVNPNPPIPDIGACSKPSSPLATGIRSIAPVAPSSPKRGNLKSKKKLVRRHSMQVEQMKQLYDFEELTQ; encoded by the coding sequence ATGGACGACATGTTGGAGCTGCGGACGGATGGCAACTCGCTGCTGAAGGCAGTATGGCTGAGGCGCCTGCGGCTCACCCGTCTCCTGCTGGAGGGAGGCGCCTACATCAACGAGAGCAACGACCGTGGCGAGACTCCGCTTATGGTGGCCTGCATGTCCAAGCACTCCGACGCGCAGAGTGTCAGCAAAGCCAAGCTGGTCAAGTATTTGCTCGACAACAAAGCCGACCCCAACATTCAGGACAAGACGGGAAAGTCGGCGCTGATGCATGCGTGCAGCCACCGGGCGGGCCACGAGGTGGTGTCGCTCTTGCTGACCAACGGGGCCGATCCAAGCCTGGAGGATCGTGGCGGAGCCTCAGCGCTGGTCTATGCCATCAACGCGGATGACAAAGAGACTCTCAAAGTGCTGTTGGATGCATGCAAAGCCAAGGGGAAGGAGGTAATCATCATCACGACAGACAAGTCTCCATCTGGGACCAAAACCACAAAGCAATACTTAAATGTGCCCCCTTCCCCAGAACTGGATGAGAGGTCATCGCCGACGCTATGTGCCTCCCCCTCCGACATTGAGCTGAACCCTTTGTCTTCGCCAAGCAAAGACGAAGAGCTCAATATGGTTTTTCCTTTCCAGTCCCAGTGGAAATCCAGTGCCAAGCCCCCCAACGGCCCACCCTCCCCGCCCCGCAAGCCGGCGAACCCCAAACGTGCGCGCCTCCCGCAGCTGAAGCGCCTCCAGTCCGAGCCATGGGGCCTGATCGCCCCCTCCGTGCTGGCTGCCGCCCaggaggagagcaagagagccaGCTCCGACGAGGAGGTCGTCTCGGGCATCAACGGGCTGGCCGTCTCCAGGCGAGCCCCCCTGTCGCGGAACAACAGCGTGGACGGCAAGGAGATCACATTCCCTGCTGTTGGCGAGCAGCCGTCCAAaatctcccccacctccccggCTTCTCCACTGTCCACCTCCTCCAAGGTGTCCTATGACAGATCCCTGGCCCAGCACCAGCCCCTGGCTCGCCGCAGCACCATCCCCATCGAGCAGGAGAGGTCTGAGGGCACTGGCCCAAGCGCTTCGGCCAGCCTCAGGGACACTGTGTACCGGAGGCGGCTGGGCAACGACCACTACGACTCGGACTCCCAGCTCTACGCCGACTCGGGAATGCTCGACTCGGCCAAGGTGCCGCTGGAGCGGCGGAAGCTCAACACTTCGCCGCTGGCCATGCTGACCAGCTCGCGCGAGTCCCTGGACAGCAACGCCAGCACGTCGTCCCCTTGCACGGCACGTCGCCGAGCGCCAGGCCTGCTGGAGCGGCGCGGCTCGGGCACCCTGCTGCTGGACTACATTTCCCACACCCGCCCGGGATACCTACCGCCCCTCAACGTCAACCCCAACCCCCCTATCCCCGACATCGGTGCCTGCAGCAAGCCCTCATCGCCCCTCGCCACGGGGATTCGGTCGATAGCCCCGGTGGCGCCGAGCTCACCAAAGAGAGGCAACCTCAAGAGCAAGAAGAAGCTGGTGAGGAGGCACTCTATGCAAGTGGAGCAGATGAAACAACTCTACGACTTTGAGGAGCTGACCCAGTAG